A window from Actinomycetota bacterium encodes these proteins:
- a CDS encoding methyltransferase domain-containing protein, whose protein sequence is MTDTYLLAGQDTELERLQLQSRVWEPAGRRLLDQIGDGQGARVVDVGCGAMGWLRLLSEWVGPDGEVVGTDVDESMLAAAKSFVDAENLSNVTLVTDDVFASELEPSSFDLVHARFMIGPLGRGPEQMAAHRRLARPGGVIALEELDPRSWTFLPPAPALASSLRHGDEVKGLIPLLSEAFRRAGGDPDCATTQLVVFHDADIEPHVRAEVQSLPPGHPYLRLPLVFATALDGLLRSFVNADDLDRLLADAERELADPRRWGLTFTLVQTWGRT, encoded by the coding sequence ATGACCGACACGTACCTGTTGGCCGGCCAGGACACGGAACTGGAGCGTCTGCAGCTCCAATCGCGGGTATGGGAACCCGCCGGCCGGCGACTGCTCGACCAGATCGGCGACGGGCAGGGCGCACGGGTCGTCGACGTCGGCTGTGGGGCGATGGGATGGCTGCGGCTGCTCAGCGAGTGGGTCGGTCCCGACGGTGAGGTCGTCGGCACCGACGTCGACGAGTCGATGCTCGCCGCCGCCAAGTCGTTCGTGGACGCCGAGAATTTGAGCAACGTCACCTTGGTGACTGACGACGTGTTCGCCAGCGAACTCGAACCTTCGTCCTTCGACCTCGTGCACGCCCGGTTCATGATCGGCCCGCTCGGTCGCGGACCGGAGCAGATGGCAGCCCACCGCCGCCTCGCCCGCCCTGGCGGGGTGATCGCGCTGGAGGAGCTCGACCCGCGGTCGTGGACCTTCCTTCCTCCCGCACCGGCTCTAGCCTCGTCGCTGCGCCACGGCGACGAGGTCAAAGGGTTGATCCCTCTGCTGAGCGAAGCGTTCCGCAGAGCTGGGGGAGACCCCGACTGTGCGACCACGCAGCTCGTCGTCTTCCACGACGCTGACATCGAGCCGCACGTCCGGGCCGAGGTGCAGTCGCTCCCGCCAGGCCACCCCTACCTACGTCTCCCACTCGTGTTCGCCACCGCGCTCGACGGACTGCTGCGCTCGTTCGTCAACGCAGACGACCTCGATCGGCTACTTGCGGACGCCGAGCGGGAACTCGCCGATCCCCGACGATGGGGCCTTACCTTCACGCTCGTACAGACCTGGGGCCGGACCTAA